The Bdellovibrio sp. ArHS genome has a window encoding:
- a CDS encoding peroxiredoxin — MPMINQPAPQFTTQAVFDSGEVKDLSLSDYKGKWVVLFFYPLDFTFVCPTELTQFREHVSDFAAAGAVVMGCSVDSVHSHKRWLRDDLGNLGYPLLADLTKRIARDYGVLFEDRGIATRGTFIIDPEQKIQYMGIHNTSVGRDAKEILRVLQGCQSGELCQAGWKKGDSHISPLK, encoded by the coding sequence ATGCCAATGATTAATCAACCCGCACCCCAATTCACAACACAAGCTGTATTCGATTCTGGCGAAGTGAAGGACCTTTCTTTAAGTGATTACAAAGGAAAATGGGTTGTTCTCTTTTTCTATCCCTTGGATTTTACATTCGTATGTCCGACGGAACTAACGCAATTCCGCGAGCACGTCAGTGATTTTGCTGCCGCCGGAGCCGTAGTTATGGGCTGCAGCGTTGACTCAGTTCATTCTCACAAACGCTGGTTGCGCGATGATTTGGGAAATTTGGGATATCCTCTTCTTGCGGACCTCACAAAACGTATTGCCCGCGACTACGGCGTACTGTTCGAAGACCGTGGCATCGCCACTCGCGGAACTTTCATTATCGACCCTGAACAAAAAATTCAGTACATGGGCATTCACAACACTTCTGTGGGCCGCGACGCTAAAGAAATCCTGCGCGTTCTTCAAGGCTGCCAATCGGGCGAACTATGCCAGGCCGGTTGGAAAAAAGGTGATTCACATATTTCTCCATTGAAGTAG